A genomic stretch from Pieris brassicae chromosome 9, ilPieBrab1.1, whole genome shotgun sequence includes:
- the LOC123714391 gene encoding uncharacterized protein LOC123714391, with the protein MLDKNELLSNFINKDLQLALLPMRFLENVFLLSTYSISNNYINRREEYKLYNNIKRLNQTQFKKMSVYGVFVMDAGLPVGLVQLLTTYVIVLLQFALT; encoded by the exons ATGTTGGACAAAAATGAATTGCTGTCAAATTTCATCAATAAAGATCTTCAATTAGCTTTATTGCCCATGCGCTTTCTAGAGAATGTGTTTCTTCTTTCTACGTATTCCATCTCCAACAATTACATTAACCGGCGTG aaGAATACAAATTGTACAATAACATTAAGCGATTAAACCAAACACAATTCAAGAAGATGTCAGTATACGGTGTGTTCGTTATGGATGCTGGACTCCCCGTTGGACTGGTGCAATTGCTTACCACTTATGTCATTGTATTACTACAGTTTGCGCTGACTTAA